A region from the Pseudomonas sp. KU26590 genome encodes:
- the cysZ gene encoding sulfate transporter CysZ: MPAPALSGPQYLREGLKLILSPGLRLFVLLPLAINLVLFSAMIYFAGHEFRLWVDSFMPTLPGWLSFLNYILWPLFVVLVALMVFFTFTMIANIIAAPFNGFLSEKVEVVLRGTDDFPTFSWGELLEMVPRTLSREMRKLGYFLPRAIGLFILSWIPVVNLVAAPLWLMFGVWMMAIQYIDYPADNHKMSWQDMLAWLRAKRWQSMSFGGIVYLVLLIPVVNILMMPAAVAGATLFWVRERGAETLAERVR; encoded by the coding sequence ATGCCTGCACCCGCCCTGTCTGGCCCGCAATACCTGCGCGAAGGCCTGAAACTGATCCTGAGCCCTGGCCTGCGCCTATTCGTCCTGTTGCCGCTGGCGATCAATCTGGTGTTGTTCAGCGCCATGATCTACTTCGCCGGCCACGAATTCAGGCTCTGGGTCGACTCCTTCATGCCGACCCTCCCCGGCTGGCTCAGCTTTCTCAACTACATCCTGTGGCCGCTGTTCGTGGTGCTTGTTGCGCTGATGGTGTTCTTCACCTTCACCATGATCGCCAACATCATCGCCGCCCCGTTCAATGGCTTTCTTTCAGAGAAAGTCGAAGTGGTGCTGCGCGGGACGGATGATTTTCCCACGTTCAGCTGGGGCGAGCTGCTGGAAATGGTCCCGCGCACCCTGAGCCGGGAAATGCGCAAACTGGGCTACTTCCTGCCCCGTGCCATTGGCCTGTTCATCCTTTCATGGATCCCCGTGGTGAACCTCGTCGCCGCGCCGCTGTGGCTGATGTTCGGCGTCTGGATGATGGCTATCCAGTACATCGACTACCCCGCCGACAACCACAAAATGAGCTGGCAAGACATGCTCGCCTGGCTGCGCGCCAAGCGTTGGCAGAGCATGAGCTTCGGCGGGATTGTTTATCTGGTGCTGCTGATTCCGGTGGTGAACATCCTGATGATGCCGGCGGCGGTGGCCGGTGCGACGTTGTTCTGGGTGAGGGAGCGTGGGGCGGAGACGCTGGCGGAGCGCGTTCGCTGA
- the trxB gene encoding thioredoxin-disulfide reductase has protein sequence MSDVRHSRVIILGSGPAGYSAAVYAARANLKPLLITGMQAGGQLTTTTEVDNWPGDPHGLTGPALMERMREHAERFETEIVFDHINAVDLAGKPFSLKGDNATYTCDALIIATGASARYLGLPSEEAFMGKGVSACATCDGFFYRNKPVAVVGGGNTAVEEALYLANIASKVTLVHRRDTFRAEKILIDKLHARVAEGKIELKLNATLDEVLGDNMGVTGARLKNNDGSYAEVTVDGVFIAIGHTPNTSLFDGQLALKDGYMVVQGGREGNATATSVDGVFAAGDVADHVYRQAITSAGAGCMAALDVERYLDGLANVSF, from the coding sequence ATGTCTGATGTACGTCATTCGCGAGTGATTATTCTCGGCTCCGGCCCTGCCGGTTACAGCGCTGCAGTCTATGCCGCGCGCGCCAACCTCAAGCCGTTGCTGATCACCGGGATGCAGGCGGGTGGTCAGTTGACCACCACCACCGAAGTCGACAACTGGCCGGGCGATCCCCATGGCCTGACCGGCCCGGCGTTGATGGAGCGTATGCGTGAACACGCCGAGCGTTTCGAGACCGAGATCGTTTTCGATCACATCAATGCAGTGGATCTGGCCGGCAAGCCGTTCAGCCTGAAGGGCGACAATGCCACTTATACCTGCGACGCGCTGATCATCGCCACCGGCGCCAGCGCCCGTTATCTGGGTCTGCCGTCCGAAGAAGCGTTCATGGGCAAGGGTGTGTCGGCCTGCGCGACTTGTGACGGTTTCTTCTATCGCAACAAGCCGGTCGCTGTGGTCGGCGGCGGCAACACGGCCGTCGAGGAAGCCCTGTATCTGGCCAACATCGCCAGCAAGGTCACCCTGGTTCACCGTCGCGATACCTTCCGCGCCGAGAAGATCCTCATCGACAAGCTGCATGCACGCGTTGCCGAGGGCAAGATCGAGCTCAAACTCAACGCCACCCTGGACGAAGTCCTGGGCGACAACATGGGCGTTACCGGTGCGCGCTTGAAGAACAACGACGGCAGCTATGCTGAAGTGACCGTCGACGGCGTGTTCATCGCCATCGGCCACACGCCGAATACCAGCCTGTTTGACGGTCAGTTGGCGTTGAAAGACGGCTACATGGTCGTTCAAGGCGGTCGCGAAGGTAATGCGACAGCCACCAGCGTTGACGGCGTTTTCGCTGCCGGCGACGTGGCGGATCACGTCTACCGTCAGGCGATCACGTCGGCTGGCGCAGGCTGCATGGCTGCACTGGACGTCGAGCGCTATCTGGATGGCCTGGCGAACGTTTCGTTCTGA
- a CDS encoding HopJ type III effector protein, with product MTDLNALRASIASGHHLFADTLAFIAAHYDYQPQAFSNGPMENAAGQNEGSCKTLGLALLEGLSNEEALLAFGEHYRSVLDTPEGSDHGNIRALIANGLAGVKFSAEPLKPKA from the coding sequence ATGACTGACCTGAACGCCCTGCGTGCCAGCATCGCGAGCGGCCATCACTTGTTCGCCGACACGCTGGCCTTCATCGCCGCGCATTACGATTATCAGCCTCAGGCGTTCAGCAATGGCCCGATGGAAAACGCCGCTGGCCAGAACGAAGGCTCGTGCAAGACCCTCGGCCTGGCGCTGCTGGAAGGCCTGAGCAATGAAGAAGCGCTGCTGGCTTTTGGCGAGCACTACCGTTCTGTGCTCGATACACCGGAAGGCTCCGACCACGGCAACATTCGGGCGCTGATTGCCAACGGACTGGCCGGCGTGAAGTTCTCGGCCGAGCCGCTCAAGCCCAAGGCATGA
- a CDS encoding DUF1244 domain-containing protein translates to MTEQQRLELEAAAFRRLVAHLDSRKDVQNIDLMNLAGFCRNCLSKWYKAEADEKQIDITLDDAREVVYGMPYSEWKSTYQKEASAEQQAAFAKEPKHD, encoded by the coding sequence ATGACCGAGCAACAACGTCTTGAACTTGAAGCCGCCGCTTTCCGCCGTCTGGTTGCGCACCTGGACAGCCGCAAGGACGTGCAGAACATCGACCTGATGAACCTCGCCGGTTTCTGTCGCAACTGTCTGTCCAAGTGGTACAAGGCCGAGGCCGACGAGAAGCAGATCGACATCACCCTGGATGACGCCCGCGAAGTGGTTTACGGCATGCCGTACAGCGAGTGGAAATCCACGTACCAGAAAGAAGCCAGCGCCGAGCAGCAAGCCGCGTTCGCCAAGGAACCGAAGCATGACTGA
- the folX gene encoding dihydroneopterin triphosphate 2'-epimerase gives MARLEPGTARIRVKDLCLRTFIGINEAEILNKQDVLINLTILYAAQEAVRDNDIDHALNYRTITKAIIQHVESNRFALLERLTQEVLDLVMTHEEVQYAEVEVDKPHALRFAESVSITLAAAR, from the coding sequence ATGGCAAGACTCGAACCCGGCACCGCACGCATCAGGGTCAAAGACTTGTGCCTGCGTACCTTTATCGGCATCAACGAAGCCGAAATCCTCAACAAGCAGGACGTGCTGATCAACCTGACGATCCTGTACGCGGCCCAGGAAGCGGTGCGCGACAACGACATTGATCACGCGTTGAACTACCGGACCATCACCAAGGCCATCATCCAGCACGTCGAAAGCAATCGCTTCGCCCTGCTTGAGCGCCTGACCCAGGAAGTGCTCGACCTGGTGATGACCCATGAAGAAGTGCAATACGCCGAGGTCGAAGTGGATAAGCCCCACGCGCTGCGGTTTGCCGAATCGGTGTCGATCACCTTGGCGGCAGCGCGCTGA
- the folE gene encoding GTP cyclohydrolase I FolE — translation MTLSLPQHYREILVGLGEDPEREGLLDTPKRAAKAMQYLCHGYEQTLEEIVNGALFASASDEMVIVKDIELYSLCEHHLLPFIGKAHVAYIPTGKVLGLSKIARIVDMYARRLQIQENLTRQIADAIRDVTKAAGVAVVIEAQHMCMMMRGVEKQNSTMNTSVMLGAFRESTTTRMEFLQLIGRSK, via the coding sequence ATGACCCTGTCACTGCCACAGCATTACCGTGAAATCCTCGTCGGCCTGGGTGAAGATCCTGAACGCGAAGGCCTGCTGGATACGCCCAAGCGCGCCGCCAAGGCGATGCAATACCTGTGTCACGGCTACGAGCAGACGCTGGAAGAGATCGTCAACGGCGCGCTGTTTGCCTCCGCAAGCGACGAGATGGTGATCGTCAAAGACATCGAGCTGTATTCGCTGTGCGAGCATCACCTGCTGCCCTTCATTGGCAAGGCCCACGTGGCGTATATCCCCACCGGGAAAGTCCTCGGCCTGTCGAAAATCGCGCGCATCGTCGATATGTACGCGCGACGCCTGCAGATTCAGGAAAACCTGACGCGGCAGATCGCCGATGCGATTCGGGACGTGACCAAGGCGGCAGGCGTCGCCGTGGTGATCGAGGCTCAGCACATGTGCATGATGATGCGCGGCGTTGAAAAGCAGAACTCGACCATGAACACCTCGGTGATGCTCGGCGCCTTCCGCGAGTCGACCACGACCCGCATGGAATTTCTGCAATTGATCGGACGGAGCAAGTAG
- the folM gene encoding dihydromonapterin reductase codes for MACSPAPVLITGASQRVGLYCAERLLAEGQPVIVTYRSERPGVEHLRALGAVVLQADFSSETNVLDFIDRLKEQTDSLRAIVHNASDWLAETPGNEADVFVQMFSVHMLAPYLINLHCAELLRRSETADIIHISDDVTRKGSSKHIAYSASKAGLENLTLSFAARYAPHIKVNGIAPAMLMFQPDDDAAYRARTLEKSALGIEPGAEVIYQSVRYLLDNPYVTGTTLTVNGGRHVK; via the coding sequence ATGGCCTGCTCCCCTGCCCCTGTCTTGATCACTGGCGCCAGCCAGCGCGTCGGTCTGTATTGCGCCGAACGTCTGTTGGCGGAAGGCCAGCCTGTGATCGTCACCTACCGCAGCGAGCGGCCGGGCGTGGAGCATTTAAGGGCGCTCGGCGCCGTGGTGCTTCAGGCTGATTTTTCGTCCGAGACGAACGTCCTGGATTTCATCGACCGACTCAAAGAGCAGACGGACAGTCTCAGGGCCATCGTGCACAACGCGTCCGACTGGCTGGCCGAGACACCGGGGAATGAGGCGGATGTGTTCGTGCAGATGTTCAGTGTTCACATGCTGGCGCCCTACCTCATCAACCTGCACTGCGCTGAGTTGTTGCGGCGCTCGGAGACGGCCGACATTATTCACATCAGCGACGACGTCACGCGCAAGGGCAGCAGCAAGCACATCGCTTACAGCGCCAGCAAGGCAGGCCTGGAAAACCTGACCCTTTCCTTCGCAGCCCGTTATGCGCCCCATATCAAGGTCAACGGCATCGCCCCGGCCATGCTGATGTTTCAACCCGACGACGATGCGGCATACCGCGCGCGCACCCTGGAAAAATCGGCTTTGGGGATCGAGCCCGGCGCCGAGGTCATTTACCAGAGCGTGCGCTATCTGCTGGATAACCCCTACGTCACCGGCACCACTCTGACCGTAAACGGCGGACGGCACGTCAAGTAA
- a CDS encoding antibiotic biosynthesis monooxygenase, whose amino-acid sequence MSTSPVTLMVARRVAHGRYQELIAWLHEGEQLATDFPGYLGSGVLAPPPGDDEFQIIFRFADQATMHAWEHSASRRSWLVRGSGLFAKNSVHRVSGIEGWFGAVGQRPPRWKQAVAIWLAFFPVSLIFNFALGPLLSQLDLFPRIMISTLILTPLMVFWFIPLSTHLLAGWLHSNTPAQVNGTEPASPH is encoded by the coding sequence ATGTCTACCTCACCCGTCACGCTGATGGTTGCCCGTCGCGTCGCCCATGGCCGCTATCAGGAGCTGATTGCCTGGCTGCATGAAGGCGAACAACTCGCTACAGACTTTCCCGGCTATCTCGGGTCAGGCGTGCTCGCTCCGCCGCCCGGGGATGACGAATTCCAGATTATTTTCCGCTTCGCCGACCAAGCCACCATGCACGCCTGGGAGCATTCTGCCTCCCGACGCTCCTGGCTGGTGCGCGGCAGTGGCCTGTTTGCCAAGAATTCAGTGCACCGGGTGAGCGGCATCGAAGGCTGGTTTGGCGCTGTCGGTCAGCGCCCGCCGCGCTGGAAGCAAGCCGTTGCCATCTGGCTGGCGTTCTTCCCGGTGTCGCTGATCTTCAACTTCGCGCTGGGCCCGCTGCTCAGTCAGCTGGACTTGTTTCCGCGCATCATGATCAGCACCTTGATCCTTACGCCATTGATGGTGTTCTGGTTTATCCCGCTGTCGACCCATCTGCTGGCGGGGTGGTTGCACAGCAATACCCCAGCTCAGGTCAACGGAACCGAGCCGGCGTCTCCTCACTAG
- a CDS encoding flavodoxin, producing the protein MKVAVIAGSVYGSAEEVARHAQQIIKDAGHEVLFNPRTSLADLQAFAPQALLAVSSTTGMGELPDNIQPLYHQIRDALPAAWRGLPGGVIALGDASYGDTFCAGGELMRELFGELGIREVQEMLRLDASETVTPESDAEPWLAAFIGQLNS; encoded by the coding sequence ATGAAAGTCGCCGTTATTGCGGGCTCGGTGTATGGCTCGGCTGAAGAGGTCGCCCGCCACGCCCAACAGATCATCAAGGATGCAGGGCACGAGGTGCTGTTCAATCCGCGCACCAGCCTTGCCGATTTGCAGGCCTTTGCACCCCAAGCCCTGCTGGCAGTGAGCTCGACCACCGGGATGGGCGAGCTGCCGGATAATATTCAGCCGCTCTACCACCAAATCCGCGACGCGCTGCCTGCTGCATGGCGCGGGTTGCCCGGCGGCGTGATCGCCTTGGGCGATGCGAGTTACGGCGATACATTTTGTGCGGGCGGCGAGTTGATGCGCGAGCTCTTCGGCGAACTGGGGATCCGTGAGGTGCAGGAGATGCTGCGTCTGGACGCCAGCGAGACCGTCACGCCGGAAAGCGATGCCGAGCCCTGGCTGGCAGCGTTCATCGGGCAACTGAATAGCTGA
- a CDS encoding SDR family oxidoreductase codes for MSESVRFEDKVVIVTGAGGGLGRAHALLFAQHGARVIVNDLGGSAHGEGANASAADRVVAEIREAGGEAVANHDSVTDGDKIVQNALDAFGRVDVVVNNAGILRDKSFAKMEDADWDLVYRVHVEGAYKVTHAAWPHLRDQNYGRIIFTSSTSGIYGNFGQANYGMAKLGLYGLTRTLAVEGRKNNILVNAIAPTGGTRMTEGLIPASVFELLKPELVSPLVVYLGSEQCQESAGLYEVGGGWIGKVRWERSLGAGFDPHAGFSPEDVAAQWQTISDFSDAVHPADNVEALKEMMANLQKFA; via the coding sequence ATGAGCGAGTCCGTACGTTTCGAAGACAAAGTGGTGATCGTCACCGGAGCGGGCGGCGGACTGGGGCGAGCTCACGCATTGTTGTTCGCGCAACACGGCGCGCGGGTGATCGTTAACGACCTTGGCGGCTCCGCCCATGGCGAAGGCGCCAATGCCTCGGCGGCGGATCGGGTGGTTGCGGAAATTCGTGAAGCAGGCGGCGAGGCGGTTGCCAATCATGATTCGGTCACCGACGGCGACAAGATCGTCCAGAATGCTCTCGATGCCTTCGGCCGCGTAGACGTCGTGGTCAACAACGCTGGCATTCTGCGCGACAAAAGCTTCGCCAAAATGGAAGACGCCGACTGGGATCTGGTTTACCGCGTGCATGTCGAAGGCGCCTACAAAGTCACCCACGCCGCCTGGCCCCATTTGCGGGACCAGAACTACGGCCGCATCATCTTCACCTCGTCCACTTCCGGCATCTACGGCAACTTCGGTCAGGCCAACTACGGCATGGCCAAGCTCGGCCTGTACGGTTTGACGCGCACGCTCGCGGTTGAAGGGCGCAAAAACAACATCCTCGTCAACGCCATCGCCCCGACCGGCGGCACCCGCATGACCGAAGGCCTGATCCCGGCCAGCGTGTTCGAGCTGCTCAAACCCGAATTGGTAAGCCCTCTGGTGGTGTACCTGGGCAGTGAGCAGTGCCAGGAAAGTGCCGGCCTGTATGAAGTGGGTGGCGGCTGGATCGGCAAAGTCCGCTGGGAACGCAGTCTGGGCGCCGGCTTCGACCCACACGCAGGCTTTTCACCGGAGGACGTCGCGGCGCAGTGGCAGACCATCAGTGACTTCAGCGATGCGGTGCATCCGGCTGACAACGTCGAAGCGCTCAAGGAAATGATGGCCAATTTGCAGAAATTTGCCTGA
- a CDS encoding dermonecrotic toxin domain-containing protein has translation MTDSIFNHYPRPKPGSLVDHANNEAELSALIVSQLRHAPTLRETARQVLAEQLGEVTPFPNPDALFIHRQYAGGADPAPLCLTDTLLHALMGDRVYLDDPQAVLSMRKDSAHVAYTLPGFPLGAFRTMCADLINKMPGYLKFSLNAYWEVDEPMFKTIPGESAVTGTREEVFGTLQSWVFGHAIRLAVGRGELNTQDETRLLRVVGDADAKGRYAVSLRTSQGGLLPLAGVYAAAVNDVDVIPLTEDDSPMGVYLFSPAGGVEKFATLTAMSAALTQRLEQNATEYRLAGCLSLQDQSSLDSNPAGALQAEYSLLKEKPASHLISRLREKQLSDLNHLLAHAPSMDAEPAARLRMFDDATRLDDLEEALNVRYLDLLAFIQERRLPDWIRFAAPEDRLRYDTLAAEQARCEGLMQAQMAGTESPEIYARNEIADYLMKHLGFTVDPSRVTINLPDEMPFATGPLNAVYTHTLLGFALEGLPELDARLSPGVEVDPAYSHPRLDFDFICRLLKDLDLKQRFESELEHRYREQATLDAMAALRASTIALSAWAAKLQGHLSDRGLALIERAQSNFGSNRALSVGALYLKGGDRRLEDAVVIRETNGDDAFYVLYAPGHPSGRDVFDFDNWRKLSFEVGGWTACARGAQYLLDQTVVNADQHVVPYIESLRLKPSAWNVDSVQFVTVDASSFTGALSSLSHYKIEQMLTRNRIVSSARARYITRQDRMAAVVLEQRISALQKAYDGFGVIPWRAAARQECERLIDKHLKASGVPGRIDPDTVFFDLEGSTGNGEPDFGRYTTLRCLTDLFMVGYSEEDYAFGPDAAVYSSIGQDVSALSGAFVDQMIRGSNYADEYITDLRRHTQGLTNSPPPRVRGLFARKTHYELRRDALTEYMAGRLTPDHYMWLVRMASSLDSSIVGNTAQTPGTLHLLMMEHKTFAGIYVFKPDQDNARLGAWVYTPGAPDGHLFRQEEDVVRSVARPGMTRYYYDRVPYRAQRIIGTLMQKLEMSPVIDGKPYTVSHSTPIRSLEGLHGIAVQHLIVDIDAQTESVAERRLLNTYTFIRKYGGYLADLHPMTKLVWTAVHASVDLYRGVQAYQDGDRERARGFFAKAAFGAFKAGRQVRSMRKAEKLKQLEKAKNSTGSLARS, from the coding sequence ATGACTGATTCTATTTTTAACCACTATCCCCGCCCGAAACCGGGTTCGCTGGTCGATCACGCAAATAACGAGGCCGAACTGTCAGCGCTGATCGTTTCGCAACTGCGCCACGCTCCCACTTTGCGCGAGACTGCCAGGCAGGTGCTGGCCGAGCAACTTGGCGAAGTCACGCCGTTTCCTAACCCTGACGCGCTGTTCATTCACAGGCAGTATGCCGGGGGAGCCGATCCTGCCCCGCTGTGTCTGACCGATACCCTGCTACACGCCCTCATGGGAGACAGGGTTTACCTTGATGACCCACAGGCCGTCCTCTCTATGCGAAAAGACTCCGCCCATGTCGCTTATACGTTGCCTGGGTTTCCACTTGGCGCGTTCAGGACAATGTGCGCAGACCTGATCAACAAGATGCCCGGTTATTTGAAGTTCAGTCTCAATGCGTATTGGGAAGTGGACGAACCGATGTTCAAAACCATTCCCGGTGAAAGTGCTGTCACCGGGACACGTGAGGAAGTCTTCGGGACGCTGCAGTCCTGGGTTTTCGGTCACGCCATTCGGTTAGCCGTAGGCAGAGGTGAGCTGAATACTCAAGACGAAACCCGTCTGCTGCGCGTTGTCGGGGACGCCGATGCCAAAGGTCGTTATGCCGTGTCGTTGCGCACTTCGCAGGGCGGGCTGCTGCCCCTTGCAGGGGTTTACGCTGCGGCTGTAAACGATGTCGATGTCATCCCGCTGACTGAGGATGACAGCCCTATGGGCGTCTACCTGTTTAGCCCGGCGGGTGGAGTGGAGAAGTTCGCCACACTCACAGCGATGAGCGCGGCGCTGACGCAACGTCTGGAGCAGAATGCCACTGAGTATCGGCTGGCAGGGTGCCTGTCCCTCCAAGACCAGAGTTCGCTGGACAGCAACCCGGCAGGCGCGCTGCAAGCGGAGTATTCGCTGCTCAAAGAAAAGCCCGCGAGCCATTTGATCAGTCGCTTGCGTGAAAAACAGCTGAGTGACCTCAACCACCTGCTCGCTCACGCACCGTCGATGGATGCCGAGCCCGCGGCACGGCTGCGCATGTTCGATGACGCCACCCGCCTTGACGATCTGGAGGAGGCGCTGAATGTCCGCTACCTCGACCTGCTGGCGTTTATCCAGGAGCGACGTCTCCCCGACTGGATCAGGTTCGCGGCCCCTGAAGACCGTCTTCGCTACGACACCCTCGCCGCCGAGCAGGCACGGTGTGAAGGGCTTATGCAGGCACAGATGGCGGGAACCGAGTCTCCCGAGATCTATGCTCGCAACGAGATCGCTGATTACTTGATGAAGCATCTGGGCTTTACCGTCGATCCGTCGCGAGTGACGATTAATCTGCCAGACGAAATGCCGTTCGCCACCGGGCCCCTCAACGCGGTGTACACCCATACATTGCTGGGATTTGCCCTCGAGGGGCTGCCGGAGCTGGACGCGCGACTGAGCCCCGGTGTCGAGGTTGATCCCGCGTATTCACACCCGCGACTGGACTTCGACTTCATCTGCCGTTTGCTGAAAGACCTTGATCTGAAACAACGCTTCGAAAGCGAGCTGGAGCACCGTTATCGCGAGCAGGCCACCCTGGACGCCATGGCAGCACTACGTGCCAGCACCATCGCCTTGAGTGCGTGGGCGGCGAAACTCCAGGGTCATCTTTCCGATCGCGGTCTTGCGTTGATCGAGCGAGCGCAGTCGAACTTCGGCAGCAACCGGGCATTGAGTGTCGGAGCCCTGTACTTGAAGGGCGGCGACCGCAGACTGGAAGATGCGGTGGTCATCCGGGAGACCAACGGCGATGACGCGTTTTATGTGCTGTACGCCCCGGGGCATCCGAGTGGGCGCGATGTGTTCGACTTCGACAACTGGCGCAAGTTGTCGTTTGAAGTCGGCGGCTGGACGGCCTGCGCCCGAGGTGCCCAGTACTTGCTGGATCAGACCGTGGTCAATGCGGATCAGCACGTCGTGCCTTACATTGAAAGCCTTCGGCTGAAGCCTTCAGCCTGGAATGTGGACAGTGTTCAGTTCGTCACCGTCGACGCTTCCTCTTTCACTGGGGCGTTGTCGAGCTTGAGTCACTACAAGATCGAGCAGATGTTGACGCGTAATCGGATCGTGTCCAGTGCGCGTGCGCGGTACATCACCCGGCAGGATCGGATGGCGGCGGTGGTGCTGGAACAGCGGATCTCGGCATTGCAAAAAGCCTATGACGGTTTCGGCGTCATTCCATGGCGCGCCGCTGCTCGTCAGGAGTGCGAGCGCTTGATCGACAAGCATCTGAAGGCTTCGGGCGTACCGGGACGCATCGACCCGGACACCGTGTTTTTTGACCTGGAAGGCAGCACGGGCAATGGGGAACCGGATTTTGGACGGTATACAACGCTGCGGTGCCTGACCGACCTGTTCATGGTGGGTTACTCGGAAGAAGACTACGCCTTCGGCCCCGACGCTGCGGTGTACTCCTCCATTGGTCAGGATGTGTCCGCGCTTTCAGGGGCGTTCGTGGATCAGATGATCCGTGGGTCCAATTACGCAGATGAATACATCACCGACTTGCGCCGGCATACCCAAGGGCTGACCAACTCCCCGCCACCCAGGGTTCGCGGACTGTTCGCGCGCAAGACACATTATGAGCTGCGCCGTGACGCGCTGACCGAATACATGGCAGGCCGTCTCACTCCCGATCACTACATGTGGCTTGTCAGAATGGCCTCAAGCCTGGACAGCAGCATCGTCGGAAACACTGCCCAAACGCCCGGGACTCTCCATCTCCTGATGATGGAGCACAAAACCTTTGCCGGTATTTACGTCTTCAAACCGGACCAGGACAATGCTCGGCTGGGGGCATGGGTCTACACGCCCGGGGCGCCGGACGGCCATCTGTTCCGTCAGGAAGAGGACGTCGTGCGCTCCGTCGCGCGGCCAGGCATGACTCGTTATTACTATGATCGGGTGCCTTACAGAGCACAGCGCATCATTGGCACGCTCATGCAAAAGCTTGAGATGTCACCGGTGATAGATGGCAAGCCTTACACGGTCAGCCATTCAACTCCGATCAGAAGCCTGGAAGGGTTGCACGGTATCGCCGTGCAGCACTTGATCGTTGATATTGATGCCCAAACCGAGAGCGTCGCCGAACGGCGCCTGCTCAACACGTATACCTTCATACGTAAATACGGCGGCTATCTGGCTGACCTTCATCCCATGACCAAACTGGTGTGGACGGCCGTTCATGCTTCAGTGGATTTGTATCGCGGCGTCCAGGCCTATCAGGATGGCGATCGAGAGCGCGCGCGCGGGTTTTTCGCCAAAGCGGCCTTCGGTGCCTTCAAGGCGGGCAGGCAGGTACGATCGATGCGCAAGGCCGAGAAGTTGAAACAGCTGGAAAAGGCGAAAAACAGCACCGGCTCGCTGGCTCGTTCCTGA
- a CDS encoding SirB1 family protein yields the protein MNPRQQCIACLERTPPSTFEAASWIASEHEGQVDFQIIRDQLTALERSVSAALPLLPATELAQPLLRQLATLGFQQDDAAQPKPQAALIHKILERRRGQPLGLALIALELARRLEIPLEGVNFPGHFLLRVPGADHTLDPCGGRRLYPKDCRELLLRQFGADMPLRAEHMKTATPAAMVQRLSRNLRYLHQLNDDLIAALKDATRVMELGQANTSDYLARASLYQHLECPQAERFDLEHALMLSDDPVQRMRLTQRLVQLPGMGALH from the coding sequence ATGAATCCGCGCCAGCAATGCATTGCCTGTCTTGAACGGACCCCGCCGTCCACGTTTGAAGCCGCTTCGTGGATCGCCTCAGAGCATGAAGGCCAGGTTGATTTCCAGATCATCCGCGACCAGCTCACCGCTCTGGAACGCAGCGTCAGCGCCGCGCTTCCTTTATTGCCGGCCACAGAGCTTGCCCAGCCATTGCTGCGGCAACTGGCGACGCTGGGATTTCAGCAGGACGATGCTGCTCAGCCCAAACCGCAGGCTGCCTTGATTCACAAGATACTCGAACGTCGTCGCGGCCAACCTCTGGGGCTGGCGCTGATTGCGCTGGAGCTCGCCAGGCGTCTGGAGATCCCCCTTGAGGGCGTGAATTTCCCGGGGCATTTTCTGCTGCGTGTGCCCGGCGCCGACCATACGCTAGACCCTTGCGGCGGGCGCAGGCTTTACCCGAAGGATTGCCGGGAATTGTTGCTACGCCAGTTCGGCGCAGACATGCCGCTGCGGGCTGAGCACATGAAAACCGCGACGCCCGCGGCGATGGTGCAGCGACTGTCGCGAAACCTGCGGTACCTGCATCAGCTAAACGACGACTTGATCGCCGCACTCAAGGACGCGACCCGCGTGATGGAACTGGGCCAGGCCAACACCAGCGATTATCTCGCCCGTGCCAGCCTGTATCAGCATCTGGAATGCCCGCAGGCCGAACGGTTCGACCTGGAGCATGCATTGATGTTGAGTGATGACCCGGTTCAACGGATGCGGCTCACTCAGCGTCTGGTTCAGCTGCCCGGCATGGGCGCGCTGCACTGA